The Streptomyces sp. NBC_00569 genomic sequence CGTCCACGGTCGACAGGTCGCAGCGGACGACGGCCTGGCGCCGGCCGCCGTGCACGACCTGGGCGCGGGCGACCAGGGTGCGGCCCGTGGCCGGGCGGACGTACTGGATGGAGAAGCCGCCGGTGAGCACGGCCGCGCCGAGGACGGTGCCGCCCGCGAACGTCAGCGCGTTGTCGGCGGCGTAGGACAGGACCCCGCCGTGCAGGAACCCGTTCTGCTGGTGCAGCTCCGGTCTGATGTCGACCTCGATGGTGGCCGCGCCGTCACCGAACGCGGTGAGCCGGGCGCCCACGAGACGGCTGAACGGCTGAGCGTCCAGGAGCTTCGCCGCCAGGGCGAGGTCCGGCTCCTGAGGGCTGTCGTTGTCGCGTGGTGCGGTCATGGAGGTCTCCGGGCAGGTCGGCTGGGGCGGGTACGGCCGGCCGGCCGTGGCGCACGCGGGGGCGTCGGTCACCACCGGACCGGCAGGCTTCGCACGCCCCGTATCAACATGCCGGGCAGCCAGTCGTCCGCCGGGCCGTCGAGTGCGAGCGCGGGGGCGCGGTCCAGGA encodes the following:
- a CDS encoding PaaI family thioesterase, which codes for MTAPRDNDSPQEPDLALAAKLLDAQPFSRLVGARLTAFGDGAATIEVDIRPELHQQNGFLHGGVLSYAADNALTFAGGTVLGAAVLTGGFSIQYVRPATGRTLVARAQVVHGGRRQAVVRCDLSTVDEEGAERLCAVAQGTILPVAQS